A window of Apium graveolens cultivar Ventura chromosome 8, ASM990537v1, whole genome shotgun sequence contains these coding sequences:
- the LOC141676604 gene encoding uncharacterized protein LOC141676604 isoform X2: MFGIYSWNIVKRFEVNRKIWALVQGDRTLAHYYSELTSLRSELGHYPIFECKQAEDQEKYQKMMTEERVMKFLDGLSDEDDSIKNQLIGHIHFPNVEDAYGRVRLEESRKQSMTPATLSDRSALLTGSIQQLEAEKPEQVPVALMGEKSISQCDYCNKMYHTHENCFILHPHLRIRGRGGRTRENYRGVSFGRGPVRGTRRGIPFNAHHMVTECESPTRTMTASVLNAFRQMMSQLNTTPPTVHSAHAGKSVDGLYVMEGTPTSPLTSYRLSSKSSIIWSLYINGIDG; encoded by the exons ATGTTCGGAATCTATTCGTG GAATATAGTCAAGCGATTTGAGGTGAACCGAAAAATATGGGCATTGGTCCAAGGAGATCGAACACTGGCTCATTATTATTCAGAGCTTACATCATTACGGAGTGAGTTGGGGCATTACCCTATATTTGAGTGtaaacaggctgaagatcaggaGAAATATCAAAAAATGATGACAGAAGAAAGAGTGATGAAATTTCTTGATGGGCTGTCAGATGAGGATGATTCAATTAAAAATCAACTTATAGGACATATTCATTTTCCTAACGTAGAGGATGCATATGGACGTGTCCGTTTGGAGGAAAGTCGAAAGCAAAGTATGACTCCGGCGACTTTATCTGACCGATCTGCACTCTTAACGGGAAGTATTCAACAGCTTGAGGCAGAAAAACCAGAACAAGTTCCAGTGGCTTTAATGGGTGAAAAATCTATCTCTCAGTGTGACTACTGCAACAAGATGTACCACACTCATGAGAACTGCTTTATCTTGCACCCTCATCTCAGAATCCGAGGACGAGGAGGACGCACCCGAGAAAATTATCGAGGTGTCTCATTTGGCAGAGGCCCGGTTAGGGGCACAAGAAGAGGGATTCCTTTTAATGCTCATCATATGGTAACAGAATGTGAATCTCCTACACGGACGATGACTGCTTCAGTACTAAACGCTTTCCGTCAAATGATGTCTCAACTGAACACCACTCCACCTACAGTTCATTCTGCCCATGCAG GTAAATCGGTGGATGGTCTCTATGTCATGGAAGGAACTCCTACTTCTCCTTTAACAAGTTATCGGCTGTCATCCAAATCTAGTATTATTTGGAGTCTTTATATCAATGGCATAGACGGTTAG
- the LOC141676604 gene encoding uncharacterized protein LOC141676604 isoform X1 encodes MALKSHKLMKYINGKAKRPKESDANFDDWDSENATFCSWVFNSMEVHICKSYIFIDTAEEVWSSLIRTYSFSRNIVKRFEVNRKIWALVQGDRTLAHYYSELTSLRSELGHYPIFECKQAEDQEKYQKMMTEERVMKFLDGLSDEDDSIKNQLIGHIHFPNVEDAYGRVRLEESRKQSMTPATLSDRSALLTGSIQQLEAEKPEQVPVALMGEKSISQCDYCNKMYHTHENCFILHPHLRIRGRGGRTRENYRGVSFGRGPVRGTRRGIPFNAHHMVTECESPTRTMTASVLNAFRQMMSQLNTTPPTVHSAHAGKSVDGLYVMEGTPTSPLTSYRLSSKSSIIWSLYINGIDG; translated from the exons ATGGCACTCAAATCCCATAAATTAATGAAATATATTAATGGGAAAGCCAAGCGACCTAAGGAGAGCGATGCAAATTTTGATGATTGGGATTCTGAAAATGCCACGTTCTGTTCGTGGGTGTTTAACTCTATGGAAGTACACATTTGCAAGAGTTATATTTTTATTGATACAGCTGAAGAGGTGTGGAGTTCTCTCATCCGGACTTATTCTTTCTCCAGGAATATAGTCAAGCGATTTGAGGTGAACCGAAAAATATGGGCATTGGTCCAAGGAGATCGAACACTGGCTCATTATTATTCAGAGCTTACATCATTACGGAGTGAGTTGGGGCATTACCCTATATTTGAGTGtaaacaggctgaagatcaggaGAAATATCAAAAAATGATGACAGAAGAAAGAGTGATGAAATTTCTTGATGGGCTGTCAGATGAGGATGATTCAATTAAAAATCAACTTATAGGACATATTCATTTTCCTAACGTAGAGGATGCATATGGACGTGTCCGTTTGGAGGAAAGTCGAAAGCAAAGTATGACTCCGGCGACTTTATCTGACCGATCTGCACTCTTAACGGGAAGTATTCAACAGCTTGAGGCAGAAAAACCAGAACAAGTTCCAGTGGCTTTAATGGGTGAAAAATCTATCTCTCAGTGTGACTACTGCAACAAGATGTACCACACTCATGAGAACTGCTTTATCTTGCACCCTCATCTCAGAATCCGAGGACGAGGAGGACGCACCCGAGAAAATTATCGAGGTGTCTCATTTGGCAGAGGCCCGGTTAGGGGCACAAGAAGAGGGATTCCTTTTAATGCTCATCATATGGTAACAGAATGTGAATCTCCTACACGGACGATGACTGCTTCAGTACTAAACGCTTTCCGTCAAATGATGTCTCAACTGAACACCACTCCACCTACAGTTCATTCTGCCCATGCAG GTAAATCGGTGGATGGTCTCTATGTCATGGAAGGAACTCCTACTTCTCCTTTAACAAGTTATCGGCTGTCATCCAAATCTAGTATTATTTGGAGTCTTTATATCAATGGCATAGACGGTTAG